One window of Helicobacter winghamensis ATCC BAA-430 genomic DNA carries:
- a CDS encoding sulfate adenylyltransferase yields MESQKRNNQEKAAFINALFIDKEAVFALLLCKEGLLTPVSHLMNEEEMHEVDATGLYNGQSFPFSFILAPSGKRNALTIKNAKKGEIITLVCEGNICGELIVDSAFKINKQQRLFKIMSGDIYSQKAQDIFHRLGDYAICGEYCLFLENAQFDFMRHIGKQTILQTKNNIQAESITAMVLDASPVTRIHERIFRFVLDESDLLVLMLLRHQNEGLLDFNIRKTCLQSVIDNYLPTNRILIFPLDDIYLFAGAHGIILDAILAQNLGCDRIVIGENYPNLTIYYDNQKIYSIFDTTKDIKINVKLLHEFVYCSQCNTIVSLKTCPHGNHHHIHYHSGFLQGILQAGLIPPTILMRKEVSAKILSYLFPKRFSPLLKQFGMMFANNGMIEKQDDDNFYLKLIDLYQTHSLK; encoded by the coding sequence ATGGAATCACAAAAAAGAAATAATCAAGAAAAAGCAGCTTTTATCAATGCTTTATTTATAGATAAAGAAGCAGTTTTTGCTCTACTTCTATGCAAAGAAGGATTACTAACTCCAGTCTCCCATTTAATGAACGAAGAAGAAATGCATGAGGTGGATGCTACTGGGCTTTATAATGGACAAAGTTTTCCCTTTTCTTTCATCTTAGCACCCTCTGGAAAACGCAATGCACTTACAATAAAAAATGCAAAGAAAGGGGAAATAATTACTCTTGTTTGTGAAGGTAATATTTGTGGAGAGCTTATTGTAGATTCTGCTTTTAAGATTAATAAGCAACAACGACTTTTTAAAATAATGAGTGGTGATATTTACTCACAAAAAGCACAAGATATCTTTCATCGCTTGGGAGATTATGCAATTTGTGGTGAATATTGCCTATTCTTAGAAAATGCACAATTTGATTTTATGCGCCACATTGGCAAGCAAACAATTTTACAAACAAAAAATAATATTCAAGCAGAGAGCATTACAGCAATGGTGCTAGATGCTTCCCCTGTAACACGCATTCACGAGCGTATTTTTCGCTTCGTTTTAGATGAAAGCGATTTACTTGTTTTAATGCTTTTGCGACATCAAAATGAAGGATTGCTAGATTTTAATATTCGTAAGACTTGCTTGCAAAGCGTAATTGATAACTATTTACCCACAAATCGTATTTTAATTTTCCCATTGGATGATATTTATCTTTTCGCTGGAGCGCACGGCATTATTCTTGATGCAATTTTAGCTCAAAACCTAGGTTGTGATAGGATTGTCATTGGGGAGAATTATCCCAATCTAACTATTTATTATGATAATCAGAAAATCTACTCTATTTTTGATACCACCAAAGATATTAAGATTAATGTAAAACTCTTGCACGAGTTTGTGTATTGTAGTCAATGTAACACTATTGTCAGTCTTAAAACCTGCCCTCACGGCAATCATCACCATATCCATTATCACTCTGGCTTTTTACAAGGAATTTTACAAGCTGGACTTATCCCACCAACAATTCTTATGCGCAAGGAAGTTTCCGCAAAAATCTTAAGCTATCTATTCCCTAAACGCTTCAGCCCATTATTGAAGCAATTTGGAATGATGTTTGCAAACAATGGAATGATTGAAAAGCAAGATGATGACAATTTTTATTTAAAACTCATTGATCTTTATCAGACACACTCTTTAAAATAG
- a CDS encoding phosphatidylglycerophosphatase A family protein produces the protein MQSNDFFKTFNSPKDFLQKMFLTLFFSGLFPVAPGSIGTLVALPLGFLISYHIAPSTLLLSALLVAAIAIKIINHYEKQGLPHDSKQIVIDELAGVWISIAMIGHSVFELFLSYVLFRVFDIWKPSIVGRVDRNVKGGLGVMGDDLLAGFFAGLLGIMIIEAMQKMESLAPILNFSF, from the coding sequence ATGCAATCTAATGATTTTTTTAAAACTTTTAATAGCCCTAAAGATTTTTTGCAAAAAATGTTTTTAACATTATTTTTTAGTGGATTATTTCCAGTAGCTCCTGGAAGTATTGGAACGCTTGTAGCATTGCCTTTGGGATTTTTAATTAGCTACCACATTGCTCCTAGCACATTACTACTTAGTGCGCTTTTGGTTGCTGCCATCGCAATTAAAATTATTAACCATTATGAAAAACAAGGTTTACCGCACGATTCCAAACAAATCGTTATTGATGAGCTAGCAGGTGTTTGGATCAGTATTGCGATGATAGGACACAGCGTTTTTGAATTATTTTTATCCTATGTCTTATTTAGAGTTTTTGATATTTGGAAGCCTTCTATTGTTGGTAGGGTTGATAGAAATGTTAAAGGTGGCTTAGGAGTAATGGGAGATGATCTGCTTGCTGGATTTTTTGCTGGACTCTTAGGAATTATGATAATTGAGGCAATGCAAAAGATGGAATCCTTAGCCCCAATTTTAAATTTTAGCTTTTAA
- a CDS encoding response regulator, with the protein MKILIIENEIYLAQSITAKLSQFGFICEVIPSIDEALKFESSDIILLSANIPGQNFYPVIEKFKSSIIIMMIPYVNDDTVTNPLKAGASDYIVKPFMIDELIRKIDHYIEFYQLQKEIIFYRDYFCNSLLIPTYTINTKVSFPLIIKSISQKAIDMCVVNYAIHKKFAINFISLYKNTANCKEILKNAPKTQLTYVVGFETLSREEKEECIKILKNIPVILSCLSGDVSDFKNIFEINIKEITSGIQDDILSVDEYIKAMILKFEDRYPDTELSKRLGMSRKSLWEKRKKYGITKKK; encoded by the coding sequence ATGAAAATTTTAATTATTGAAAATGAAATCTATCTAGCTCAAAGCATTACAGCAAAACTTAGTCAATTTGGCTTTATTTGTGAAGTTATTCCAAGCATTGATGAGGCACTAAAGTTTGAGAGTTCAGATATTATTTTACTTTCTGCGAATATCCCAGGGCAAAACTTTTATCCAGTTATTGAAAAATTTAAATCTTCAATCATCATTATGATGATACCTTATGTTAATGACGACACTGTTACAAACCCTTTAAAAGCAGGAGCTAGCGATTATATTGTAAAACCCTTTATGATTGATGAACTCATACGCAAGATTGATCATTATATTGAATTTTATCAACTCCAAAAAGAAATCATTTTTTATCGTGATTATTTCTGTAATTCCCTTTTAATTCCAACATATACAATCAATACCAAAGTTTCTTTTCCGCTCATTATTAAAAGTATTTCACAAAAAGCCATTGATATGTGTGTTGTAAACTACGCTATACATAAAAAATTTGCCATTAATTTTATTTCACTTTACAAGAATACAGCAAACTGTAAGGAAATCTTAAAAAATGCTCCAAAAACGCAATTGACCTATGTTGTAGGCTTTGAAACACTTTCTAGGGAAGAAAAAGAAGAGTGTATTAAAATACTCAAAAACATTCCCGTGATTCTTTCTTGCTTAAGTGGAGATGTGAGTGATTTTAAAAATATTTTTGAAATTAATATTAAAGAAATTACCAGTGGAATCCAAGATGATATCCTAAGTGTTGATGAATACATTAAAGCAATGATTTTAAAATTTGAAGATCGTTATCCTGATACTGAGCTTAGCAAACGACTAGGAATGTCACGCAAAAGCTTATGGGAAAAAAGAAAGAAGTATGGAATCACAAAAAAGAAATAA
- a CDS encoding bifunctional 2-C-methyl-D-erythritol 4-phosphate cytidylyltransferase/2-C-methyl-D-erythritol 2,4-cyclodiphosphate synthase produces MSNIALILLGAGESSRFKDSKQYLIENDLKQNFVTKLPKKQWIRLGEIPLWLKVAKELYAVYPFCDFILSGTELEIPYMQKYLDSYDLNFKLACGGKTRQDSLKNAINLLDSSVEFVFVSDIARCNITQSLCQRILKEVKNYDCIVPFLNLHDTIAYSDSSLQYLKREHLKIIQTPQLSRLSVLKQALIKGNFTDESSAINAIGGSIGFVEGEQVAKKLTLLQDLKSLNLPYPSHQTLVGIGNDIHTLASGNGITLGGIFIDCPYQLIAHSDGDVCLHALCDAILGAIGAGDIGEWFPDNDPKYKGADSKELLQRIVDFTYNVGYSLKQVDITIFAQKPKISPFKKIMESQIAKLLGIPNFKVNVKATTTEKLGFVGRGEGIFAQANIVLEYFNWKNLIN; encoded by the coding sequence TTGTCTAATATTGCTCTAATATTATTAGGTGCTGGGGAAAGTAGCCGTTTTAAGGATTCCAAGCAATATCTAATAGAAAATGATCTCAAGCAAAATTTTGTTACAAAATTGCCCAAAAAGCAATGGATCCGTTTAGGAGAAATTCCACTTTGGCTAAAGGTTGCAAAGGAATTATATGCTGTTTATCCTTTCTGTGATTTTATTTTGAGTGGCACAGAACTTGAGATTCCTTATATGCAAAAATATTTAGATTCTTATGATTTAAATTTCAAGTTGGCTTGTGGTGGGAAAACACGACAGGATTCTTTGAAAAATGCCATCAATCTTTTAGATTCAAGTGTGGAATTTGTCTTTGTTAGTGATATTGCACGCTGTAACATCACGCAATCCCTTTGCCAAAGGATTTTAAAAGAAGTCAAGAATTATGATTGCATTGTGCCGTTTTTAAATTTACACGATACCATTGCCTATAGTGATTCATCGTTACAATATCTTAAAAGAGAGCATTTAAAAATTATTCAAACTCCACAACTTAGCCGTCTCTCTGTATTAAAACAAGCCCTGATAAAAGGAAATTTTACAGATGAGAGTAGCGCGATAAACGCCATTGGTGGAAGTATCGGTTTTGTAGAAGGTGAGCAAGTGGCGAAAAAACTCACGCTTTTACAAGATTTGAAATCCTTAAATCTCCCCTACCCTAGCCATCAAACTTTAGTTGGAATCGGAAATGATATTCACACGCTAGCTAGTGGAAATGGGATTACTTTGGGCGGAATTTTTATAGATTGCCCTTATCAACTCATCGCGCATAGTGATGGAGATGTATGCTTGCATGCGCTTTGTGATGCGATTTTGGGCGCAATTGGTGCTGGCGATATTGGAGAGTGGTTTCCTGATAATGATCCAAAATATAAGGGTGCGGATTCTAAAGAGTTACTTCAAAGGATTGTAGATTTTACCTATAATGTGGGCTACTCTCTTAAACAAGTGGATATTACAATCTTTGCGCAAAAACCCAAAATCTCTCCTTTTAAAAAAATAATGGAATCGCAAATTGCCAAACTTCTTGGAATTCCAAATTTTAAAGTCAATGTCAAGGCTACAACAACGGAAAAGCTTGGATTTGTAGGCAGAGGAGAGGGAATTTTTGCTCAAGCAAACATTGTGCTTGAATATTTTAATTGGAAAAACTTAATAAACTAA
- a CDS encoding chemotaxis protein: MSNLSNVDQITNLHRNNELQLLCFRLEKDKDLYAVNVFKIREVVKYRGEITVVSHEASSLIEGLITIRELTIPLIDLRKWFYYDAKDRSRDLESYGVKRESGEDEVIMICEFSKWTVGVRIYEADRILNKKWTEIEQSAGIGNSGLNSKLVSRTRYFDGRLVQVVDIEKMLVDVFPWIEDEKNAEMNKIREIVTDHEVLLADDSPSVIKTMQNILNKLGVNYKTFVNGQRLLDYVFADDTDVSKIGIIITDLEMPEASGFEVIKQIKATPLTAKIPVVVNSSMSGSSNEDMARSLNADEFISKSNPVEVEEALRKFMIK, translated from the coding sequence ATGTCTAATTTATCTAATGTTGATCAAATAACCAATCTCCACAGAAATAATGAATTACAATTGTTGTGTTTTAGGCTTGAAAAAGATAAGGATTTATATGCGGTTAATGTTTTTAAAATCCGTGAAGTTGTGAAATATCGAGGAGAAATTACTGTTGTTTCACACGAAGCTAGCTCTTTAATTGAAGGGCTTATTACCATTAGGGAACTTACAATTCCTCTAATTGATTTGCGTAAATGGTTTTATTATGACGCAAAAGATAGAAGTAGAGACTTGGAGAGTTATGGAGTTAAAAGAGAGTCAGGTGAAGATGAAGTAATTATGATTTGTGAGTTTTCTAAATGGACAGTTGGGGTTAGAATTTATGAAGCAGATAGAATTTTAAATAAAAAATGGACAGAAATTGAACAGAGCGCTGGAATTGGAAACTCTGGATTAAATAGCAAACTTGTGAGCAGAACGCGTTATTTTGATGGGCGTTTAGTGCAAGTTGTAGATATTGAAAAGATGCTTGTTGATGTCTTTCCTTGGATTGAAGATGAGAAAAATGCAGAAATGAATAAGATTAGGGAAATCGTGACAGATCACGAAGTGCTTTTGGCAGATGATTCCCCAAGCGTTATTAAGACAATGCAAAATATTTTAAATAAACTTGGAGTTAATTATAAAACCTTTGTGAATGGGCAAAGGTTGCTAGATTATGTTTTTGCAGATGATACGGATGTTTCAAAGATAGGGATTATTATCACAGATTTAGAAATGCCAGAAGCCAGTGGATTTGAAGTGATAAAGCAAATCAAAGCAACTCCGCTAACTGCTAAAATCCCGGTAGTTGTAAATTCTTCTATGAGTGGAAGTAGCAATGAAGATATGGCGCGTTCACTCAATGCAGATGAGTTTATTTCTAAGTCTAATCCCGTAGAAGTGGAAGAAGCATTGCGCAAATTTATGATTAAATAG
- a CDS encoding penicillin-binding protein 1A, whose product MRTFLRILGGLGIIATIGIVIFVVQIYIEIRNDTDKIVHYKPPIATQIFDRQNRLVANLFDKEFRFYATFEEIPPRLIEALLAIEDTLFFEHPGINIDAIMRAMLKNIQNARYAEGGSTITQQLIKNVALTRDKTLERKIKEVLLAMRLETILSKEEILERYLNHTYFGHGFYGVRTASLGYFRKEMQALSLKEMAILVSLPRAPSFYDPTKNYEFALGRANNVLQRMYELGWITKEEFDAQSSERPKVYNDTLTKNIAPYVVDEVQRQLAGLEDLKTAGYKIYLNIDLDYQELAQEALYFGYEQILSRHKNDETLKEKLNGAFVVLENKTGKILALVGGVDYAKSNFSRATQSKRQIGSSVKPFLYLSAINSGVAQNYQIPDIARTYEYRVGGERKKWQPKNYGSSLSGFVSLKTALTKSLNLATINLVEEVGFDRIYNDILRYGFSNVPKDLSISLGSFGASPLEMARNFMIFSNYGKVIDPMLIDYVVDIKGDVAYFTPNEYELSKDMQSFLIVDILRNAVNVGTGRRARVDGIELAGKTGTTNDNVDAWFCGFSPSIEAIIWYGKDDNTPMGYSETGGVAPAPAFSYFFNKILEIDPGLERKFRIPQGVRSQSVDGERFYYTDDSPLKSAPRTNSDTIIF is encoded by the coding sequence TTGAGAACTTTTTTAAGAATACTTGGTGGTCTTGGGATTATCGCCACTATTGGAATTGTTATTTTTGTAGTGCAAATATATATAGAGATTCGTAATGATACAGATAAAATTGTGCATTATAAACCACCCATTGCTACACAGATTTTTGATCGCCAAAATCGCTTGGTAGCAAATTTGTTTGACAAAGAATTTCGCTTTTATGCAACTTTTGAAGAGATTCCACCACGCCTTATTGAGGCATTGTTAGCCATTGAAGACACTTTGTTTTTTGAACATCCGGGGATTAATATAGATGCGATTATGCGTGCAATGCTTAAAAATATTCAAAATGCGCGTTATGCTGAAGGTGGTAGCACCATTACACAACAGCTTATTAAAAATGTAGCCCTAACGCGCGATAAAACACTAGAGCGCAAAATTAAAGAAGTTTTGCTGGCAATGCGCCTTGAAACAATTCTTAGTAAAGAAGAGATTTTAGAGAGATATTTAAATCATACTTATTTTGGACACGGATTTTATGGGGTAAGAACAGCTTCACTTGGATATTTTAGAAAGGAAATGCAGGCACTTTCTTTAAAGGAAATGGCAATACTTGTTTCGCTTCCGCGCGCACCCAGTTTTTATGATCCTACAAAAAATTATGAGTTTGCACTAGGTAGAGCAAATAATGTCTTACAAAGAATGTATGAATTAGGTTGGATTACTAAAGAAGAGTTTGATGCCCAAAGTAGCGAGCGACCAAAGGTATATAATGATACGCTAACAAAAAATATCGCACCTTATGTTGTTGATGAAGTGCAAAGGCAACTTGCTGGACTTGAGGATTTAAAAACAGCTGGTTATAAGATTTATTTAAATATAGATTTAGATTATCAAGAATTGGCACAAGAAGCATTGTATTTTGGTTATGAACAAATTTTATCGCGCCATAAAAATGATGAGACTTTAAAAGAAAAGTTAAATGGTGCATTTGTTGTTTTAGAAAACAAAACAGGTAAGATTTTAGCACTTGTGGGCGGCGTGGATTATGCTAAGAGTAATTTTTCGCGCGCTACACAAAGTAAAAGGCAAATAGGAAGCAGTGTAAAACCCTTTTTGTATTTGAGCGCTATAAACTCTGGCGTGGCGCAAAATTATCAAATCCCAGATATTGCTAGAACCTATGAATACAGAGTTGGCGGAGAGAGAAAAAAATGGCAACCTAAAAACTATGGAAGCTCTTTGAGCGGATTTGTGTCGTTAAAAACAGCACTAACAAAGTCTTTAAATCTTGCTACTATTAATCTTGTAGAAGAAGTGGGATTTGATAGGATTTATAATGATATTTTAAGATATGGTTTTAGCAATGTACCAAAGGATTTGTCTATTTCTTTAGGAAGTTTTGGAGCATCTCCGCTTGAAATGGCTAGAAATTTTATGATATTTTCCAACTATGGCAAAGTGATTGATCCTATGCTGATTGATTATGTTGTAGATATAAAGGGAGATGTGGCATATTTTACTCCAAATGAATACGAACTTTCTAAAGATATGCAAAGTTTTTTGATTGTAGATATTCTGCGCAATGCTGTAAATGTAGGCACAGGAAGGCGCGCTAGGGTAGATGGAATCGAACTCGCAGGGAAAACAGGCACAACAAATGATAATGTTGATGCGTGGTTTTGCGGGTTTTCTCCAAGTATTGAAGCAATAATTTGGTATGGGAAGGACGATAATACGCCTATGGGTTATAGTGAAACAGGTGGTGTTGCGCCAGCTCCAGCATTTTCTTATTTTTTTAACAAAATCTTAGAGATTGACCCGGGGCTAGAGCGTAAATTTAGGATTCCACAAGGCGTTCGCTCACAAAGTGTAGATGGAGAAAGGTTTTATTATACCGATGATTCACCGCTTAAAAGCGCGCCTAGAACAAATAGTGATACAATTATTTTTTGA
- a CDS encoding ABC transporter ATP-binding protein, whose product MKRFFKRLLPYMKDYKLYFFYAVLGTILVSVATAGSAYLVKPVLDDIFLAKDANMLHILPFLVVLAYFSKGFGVYIQSYYMNFIGQDIVKRLKNVLLQKMLTFEMGFFNRYRNGELISRITSDIAAVQGAVSNYFIEGIRESLTIFGLVFVVIYQSAELAFYGLVVMPLALYPITLIARKMRKTSKRLQEKNADLSSKLIEIFNNMELIKASSGENIEHKQFANHNQELFKLSMKSVRISELTSPLMETLGAIAIAVVIFVGGYKVINAELTTGEFFSFTTALFMLYTPFKRISNLYSKIQIAFAAGDRIFEILDRNPKIQDGTEELKEQIQSVSFKNVDLYYGEKRALSGINLEVKLGESIALVGSSGGGKSSLVNLLLRLYDTKSGEVLINGENIKHFTQNSLRSKVAIVTQRIFIFNDSIARNIAYGSEIDETRIELALKQARIFDYVQTLPNGIYTELDEFGANLSGGQRQRIAIARALYKNPEILILDEATSALDNKTEEEFREALSALLKDRIVIIIAHRFSTVSLANKIYFFSNGKILASGTQAELFEKCAPFREYYKSF is encoded by the coding sequence TTGAAGCGGTTTTTTAAGCGATTGTTACCTTATATGAAAGATTATAAGCTGTATTTTTTCTATGCAGTTTTAGGGACAATTTTAGTTTCTGTTGCAACAGCTGGAAGTGCGTATCTGGTTAAGCCTGTGTTGGATGATATTTTTTTAGCCAAAGATGCTAATATGCTTCACATCTTGCCTTTTTTAGTGGTATTGGCGTATTTTTCTAAGGGATTTGGAGTTTATATCCAATCGTATTATATGAACTTTATAGGGCAAGATATTGTTAAGCGTTTGAAAAATGTGTTGTTACAAAAAATGCTAACTTTTGAAATGGGATTTTTTAATCGTTATCGCAATGGTGAGTTAATCTCGCGCATAACAAGCGATATTGCAGCAGTGCAGGGAGCTGTATCAAATTACTTCATAGAAGGGATTAGGGAGAGCTTGACAATCTTTGGGCTTGTGTTTGTTGTGATTTATCAAAGCGCAGAGCTTGCATTTTATGGGCTTGTTGTAATGCCACTTGCGCTTTACCCTATCACATTAATTGCTAGAAAAATGCGTAAAACTTCTAAAAGATTGCAAGAAAAAAACGCTGATTTATCTTCTAAACTTATTGAAATTTTTAATAATATGGAGTTAATCAAAGCAAGCTCTGGTGAAAACATAGAACACAAGCAGTTTGCAAACCATAATCAAGAGCTTTTTAAGCTCTCAATGAAGTCTGTGCGGATTTCAGAGTTGACTTCACCTTTAATGGAAACACTGGGCGCAATTGCCATTGCTGTGGTGATTTTTGTAGGGGGGTACAAGGTAATTAACGCAGAATTAACTACAGGGGAGTTTTTCTCTTTTACTACAGCACTCTTTATGCTTTACACCCCTTTTAAGCGCATTAGTAATCTGTATAGCAAGATTCAAATTGCCTTTGCAGCAGGGGATAGAATCTTTGAAATTCTAGATAGGAATCCTAAAATCCAAGATGGCACAGAAGAACTAAAAGAGCAAATTCAATCTGTGAGCTTTAAAAATGTGGATTTGTATTATGGAGAAAAACGGGCATTAAGTGGAATCAATTTAGAAGTGAAATTAGGGGAGAGTATAGCACTTGTTGGAAGTAGTGGGGGCGGTAAAAGCTCGCTTGTCAATTTGCTTTTGCGCCTTTATGACACAAAGAGTGGGGAAGTTTTGATAAATGGGGAGAATATTAAGCATTTTACGCAAAATTCCTTGCGTTCTAAAGTTGCCATTGTTACACAAAGGATTTTTATTTTTAATGATTCTATCGCACGCAATATTGCCTATGGGAGTGAGATTGATGAAACGCGTATTGAACTTGCGTTAAAGCAAGCTAGAATTTTTGATTATGTGCAAACACTTCCCAATGGAATTTATACAGAACTTGATGAGTTTGGAGCAAATTTAAGCGGCGGGCAAAGGCAAAGAATTGCTATTGCACGCGCCCTTTATAAAAACCCTGAAATTTTAATTTTAGATGAAGCCACAAGTGCGCTAGATAACAAAACAGAAGAAGAGTTTAGAGAAGCCTTAAGTGCATTGCTAAAAGATAGAATTGTTATTATTATTGCGCATAGGTTTTCTACTGTTTCACTTGCAAATAAGATTTATTTTTTCTCAAATGGTAAGATTTTAGCAAGTGGAACACAAGCGGAATTGTTTGAAAAATGTGCACCATTTAGGGAATATTACAAAAGCTTTTAA